From the Bacteroidia bacterium genome, the window GTGGGCGTTAGCCCAGTGCGGAGCGAAGCGAAGCACCGAAGCGATAGCGTAGCCCGAAGCACGCCGACCTTGCCCATGTGAGCGCAGCGAGCATTGGGCAAGGGCACGCCCAAAAAAATGAAAATTTTATTAAAAATTGAATTACCAATACCTGCGAATGCTTACTAACTTGTGTGAGTATCCTTCTTGATAGATACTGTGCAAGCCTACATCATCTACCTTGGCTATATGAACATAACCTGCACTGTGAATTACTTCGTAATTACCTGCATAAATGCCTACATGGCTTATTTTAGCCGCATCGGGCTTTCGAAAAAATATCAAATCACCTGGTTTAGCTTGTGATAAACTGCTAACCGGGATCCCCTGTGTAGCTTGTTGGTGAGCATCGCGATAGATAAAAATTCCTATCATTCTAAAAACAAGCTGGGTAAATCCCGAACAGTCTAAACCAAATGCTGACTTCCCCCCCCACAAGTAAGGAACATACAAAAACCGCTTGGCTAAATCCACTACCTTTTGAGTAGAATAGTTATCAAATATTACTTCTGTTTTTGAAAGCAAAAGTTTTTTAGGGTAAGGCAGTTTGACCTCAATGTTTTGACCGATATCTTGAATTAACGCAGTGGGAACTCTACAGCCCATAGTTAAAGGAATTTGGTCTTGTGCTGTGGAAGTAGTTAGAACATTGATTAGTGCGTAGTGTTTTTCATAGTGCTGGGCTTGAGATGGCGATATTTTAGTGAGCTGCATAGTCAAAACGTAGCCCTCGTACTCATCATGCAAAATTTTGATTTTTGACCATATATTATTTTTTTCTAATACCTGCACTACATCACCGAATAAAAGTTGAGTAACTAATTCTGAACGGTGTTCGGGGTTTTTTTTGACAGGTGCAATAGGCATAGCGCACCAGGCAAAGTCTAAATTTTCTAGCTCATTCATTCAGATACAAAATTACCGTAAATTACAACTTCTTTGGGCTTAAAGAAAGCTACTTGAGTAAAGAAGTGGTTAAAAGTACGTTTGACAAAAAACTGCCCATTTTGAATTTCAAAGGTAGCTTTACTTTCTATATCTTGCCAATAAAACCAAGTTTTGCGCACAATATGGCTACGGATAAAAATAGGCTTTTGAGTAGTTTTATCCCATAATAGCGATTGAGATGCCAGTGGCGTTTTATATGCACAATTCTTTTTACGCGTAGCAATAACTTTTATTCGGTTAGATTCTTGTTCAATACTAAAATCAAAGTACTCGGCTTGTCGGCTATCCAATGCGTTGTATTGTAGTAGGTAGTAGAGTTCTCTTTCCCAATTGATGGCATCAGCGGTAAAAACTTTTACTTGATTATTTACAATTTTGCGATAAAGCTTATTTTTAGTAGTTTGATAGAGGGGGTACTGCTTTACATGCTTTTCAACCGTAGAATTGTAGTATTCTTTCGGGACAAAGCTTGTTTGCACAACAAAAGCAATAAACAGGATTAAA encodes:
- a CDS encoding C40 family peptidase; this encodes MNELENLDFAWCAMPIAPVKKNPEHRSELVTQLLFGDVVQVLEKNNIWSKIKILHDEYEGYVLTMQLTKISPSQAQHYEKHYALINVLTTSTAQDQIPLTMGCRVPTALIQDIGQNIEVKLPYPKKLLLSKTEVIFDNYSTQKVVDLAKRFLYVPYLWGGKSAFGLDCSGFTQLVFRMIGIFIYRDAHQQATQGIPVSSLSQAKPGDLIFFRKPDAAKISHVGIYAGNYEVIHSAGYVHIAKVDDVGLHSIYQEGYSHKLVSIRRYW